From Sphingobacterium bambusae:
TTCCCTCCGCGTAATACATGGTGGGCTCATCAAAAAAAGTACCTTCCACAACGTTTCCAAAATAGTCGGAAAAACGTTTTTGATATGCTTCATGAGTCATTTCAATATATAGTGATGCTGCTTCTGGGTCTAAGTAATCAACAATAGAATTGCCCGCATCATTGCAATAAAAGGCCATCACCTTCCACGCTCCTTGCGGTGCATTCCACTGTATTTTTTCGCCTTTCAGCAGTTTGCTGAGGTCAATCCTACGGTGATCCAACGTGTCCAAAGCCACCACGCCTATCAAGTTTGCACGACTTATCGTCGCTGTAAAACGCCCCGGTTTCTCGACCATAATCTCGGTCTTATCCAAGCGCTTGTTTGTCAAATGTGGATACCGTTGCTTAAAGCGCCCCACACCATCACCGTTGATATCTCCCGCGGTGCCGCTCGGAAAACCATATTCATCGTATATGTGAACTCGCATACCCAATTTCTTAGCTTCCTCCAAGCATACGCGATAAGCCTCAAAGTAGGCTTCAGAAAGATATTTCGGTTTAAAATCCTTACCAAAAGGAAGTATACTGACACCGCCATAGCCAGCCTGTTGCAACTGCGCCATTTGCTTTTTTATCTCCATGGGCATCACTTCCGTGTTATTCCAAAACCAAAGTGGCACCGGCCGATGTTCAGTTGGCATTTGCTGAAAATCTGCTTTCATTTTTTGCCAAGGCTGTGCATGAAGCGTGGCGATCATGCAACTACATCCGATCCAAAGGAGTATCAACGATTTCATAGGTGTATCAATGAGGGTTTATAAAAATATCGTAAACACAAATTTAACCGCGTCACTATCTGCGGCATTGCACGAAATGAGATTTCCGTTGTGTTTTCTGACATAAATAGACCTCCCTCACAGCTGCTAGTTGCCGATCCCCAGATCCAAAGCCAATTGCTGTTTCTGTGGATGAACCTGAAAAACAAATGATGCATCTTTTCCCGTCAACAGCGTGCCTTTCTTGCAACGAACTCGAAAGGCATGATCTTTAAACACGGCCGCAATCTCCTGTTGGGCAATATTTTTGAAAGGTAATATCGTTTGCTTTTCTGTAGGCACCTTGAGCTCAAAAAACCATTTAAGATCTTTTTGCTTCGGTTCGCAACGCAAAGACAGCTCTTTCTCCTTCAGCAGAATAACAAACAAGTTTCCATATTGATCCCTGCTACGAACCTCCAATGTCTTATGGTCAGGCTCTGTCACTGACGGTGCTTGTAATATCAACTCCTCGCCTTCTCCATTCGCTTTCTTGTGCATTATGCGCAAGCCTGCGCGTTCTGTTTTTGTACTCCAGAAGAAACCATCAACCAAGGGCAAGGTGAAATAGTAGAATTGCCCTTCCGTGCCCGGCTTATCGAGATACAACGATTTAAAATGCTCGTCAAACAAATGTATATCGCGAACGCGAAAGGCATTCTTCTCCCAATAGAGATTGGCGCGATAAAAGCGGCTGTTATACCATATGCTTTTGTTGCCCTGCTCTCTATAATCGTCCAGCGCCACCACTGCCGTCGCGGGCGTTTGCGGAAACTGCTCGCTAAACCAACGTCCTGCCTCTTCTAGAGTCTGCACACGCACTTTACCCACCTTCCGCAGCGAGTCGATCATCGGAAACTGCATCTCCAACCCCTTTTTCATGGCGTCCCATGTGAAGGAATTTTCTTGTCCTGCCTGTGCATAATTGAATGCCAAACTAGGCTGGTCAACGATCGCGTTAAAGAATGAACGCGTCCATTTCTTATCCATACCGCCATCTTCGTAAACCGGCTCCAACGTAATCACTCCCTGTCCGCCAGTGCCCACGCCCAAATCATATTGATATATAGGATCACTGCCTAGCATCCTGAAAACAGGAACCGGAATTTGGTTCTCTGTAGACTGTGCTGGCATGTAAGCATTATATACACTGGGATAATACGCCTGGTTCCAGTAGCCGCCCCAAAGCGTGTAACCATCTGTACCGACTTGATCCTTGCAATTGCTGGATGCCACGATCTGATATTTCTTGTACATGTAGCCTAAGGTATGCGAATCGATAAACCAAGAACCGACCGACTTTGGATATCGTCCAAAAACAGCCTTGAACTTTTCCATGTAGACATCTACCAGCCGTTCTCGTTCCTGTTGGGTATAGCCCGTTGTGAAGGCAATATTTGCGGTTGACACCCAAGGGTGTTTACCGCGCCACTTGATGCCCGCGGCCTCTACATGAGGTTGGGTAATTTCCCACCAAGCGCCCACTTCAATCTCTGTAGGCGATTCCCCTTTCAGTAAGGTCTGATATTTCGGATTGATTAAGGCATCGTATTGCAGCAGAAAAGTACCGCTTAACTGGTATTTTTTCATCAGCGCAAGCTCCCGCTCCGTAGCATCAAAAAGTAGGCTGTCTGCATCCTTCAGGCGGTAATCGGTCTGTCGAATAAAGTTCACGATGGTGATAATACGTGGACTACCATCGGCAACAACGACCGCGGCTTGACTGAGCAAAAATGTATGAAAAGCTATCCAACAAAGAATAAGTTTGATTCCTTGGGAGGCTGTTTTCGTGTTAATCATGGGCTTCGATGTTAAAGGTGTAAATACATTAATATGCTGTAAGACAAACTAAAAGGACCAATCATCCGTTCGGAAAGGCGCTACCGGCAGACCATTGCTGTTAAAAAGATTCGACATATCCGTTTCTCCAAAACCGAAACGCACAGCCACTGGCGTAGCAACCGATGCTGAGGACACCAGCAGTTGATTGCCCTTAACCACCGCCACCGCTTCGTGGAAAACCTTATCTTGCCCCGCAATAAAGAGATGCTTGACCGTTTTTCCTTCAACTACCAAAGACTTACCTACATGGTCAAAATCGATAACCATTGTTTTACCGTCTACACGGTGTCCTTTATACATCGGCGATTTATAATCGTCTCGTTCTCCCTTCAGGTAATGCTCATGCAACGCAATGTCTGCAAGGCGTTTTGCTACGGCTCTTTTTTGAATGGGATGAATATCGCCCACATTGTCTACCAAGTCCGTCGTCACGACCATCGCTGTTTTCCGTAGTGAGGTCGCGGTCTTCATCTGCTGTTCGCGTAGCAAAGCCGCTAGTGGCAACTTATTGTTGTAGGTAAAAGGCGCTATCTGCACGAAATAGAAAGGATAGTCTTGGTTCCAAGCGAGGCGCCAGGATAAAATCATGCGCTGCATCAAGCGATCGTAAGAAGACCAGGTAGCCACATTGCTTTCTCCTTGATACCAAAAGACTCCAGATAGTTTATAGTTAATTAAAGGATGCAACATACTGTTCCATAAGACGCCCACCGCGTGCGGTCTGAAAGAAGCTGCCGTTTGTTTTTCAGCAGCGGCACGCAATTCCGGATCAGGGTCTACAAAGTAAGAGGGTGTCCACACCTCGGCAGCGGTGCCTCCCCAGCTGGCATTGATAATGCCGATTGGAACACCCAATTCCTTGCGCAGCTCCTTCGCGATGAAATAGCCAATGGCTGAAAAAGGTTTTAAAGATTGCGCATCCAATTTTTGCCATTGATTTGGAATATCATCCTGCGGATAATCCGATCCGTAGCGGCTTACCTGCAGCAAACGGATCTCCGGATCGTGTGCTTTAGGCAGTTCATCAAGAATTTCCTTTAGATTTTGCTCGCCACTCCACTCCATATTTGACTGTCCCGAGCAGAGCCATACATCGCCCAGCAATACGTTTTGTAAGGTGATACGTTCGGCATCCGCTTGGACATCCAAGCTGTAGGGCCCTCCAGCGTTCGAGGTCGCGACAGCCGTCTTCCACCGTCCCGAGCCGTCCACCACAAAACGCGTCGTATCTTGAAGCCAAGAAGCCGAAAGCGAAACTGTTGATCCCGCTCGTCCCCATCCCCAAATGTACACGGTCGCATTACGCTGTAAAACCATATTGTCAGAAAGCACATGGGGCAACCGCAACTGTGCCTGAACCGCTACGGCAGAAAATAGCAACAATAAAATAACAAGATTTCTTTTCATGATTTAGATAGTAGTTCTAAGTTTACGTACATTTTTAAGGTATGTTAGCAGGGAGCGCGTCAAAAGTCTCCAACAATTAATCGTTTTAGCATTTTTAGTTTAGTCATCCCGTTTTTACCCCAGTCATCCTTCTCGTGAATGTCTGTTTGGCACCAATCGGCCTATTAGTCAATGATTATCCAGGTTTATAGATTCCAAGCTTATCGTATCACTTGAAATGCTTTAGGGGTAGCGATTCACCTTATTGTGAAAAGCGCCCTCCTTCAAAAATATCTACTTTACAAAACTTAACCGTCCTGCCCTATCCTGCGCCACAGAAATAGACGGCTAGCCTTGACTATTCCTTTGCTAAGGAATTCATATAGCCCTGTGGCGATACATTGAAATAACGTTGAAAATTCTTATTGAAGAGGCTTTGACTACTGTATCCTACCATCTTAGCAATTTCGGACATCGTAAATTCATTCTGTGCAATCAACTTTGTGGCTTTTTTCAAGCGTGTTAGATCGATCAATTCTTTCGGCGTGAGGTCGGATATGGATTTTATCTTGCGGTAAAACGTAGGTCTGCTCATATGCATATGATCGGCCAGCTGATCGATATTAAGCGCCGTATCATCCAAGTTTTTCCGAATATAACTATCCAGTTTTTTAAGGAAAGCTTCGTCTGTTTTAGAATGCGCCATCACACGCACATCTTCGAAGGGAGAACTAGCAAAGTGCATTTTAATCTTCAAACGGTTCCCGAGAAGATTGGCAATTTGTAATTGCAATAATTCGGGCGAAAAAGGCTTTTGGATATAGAGGTCAGCTCCCACCTCAAGCCCTTCAATGTGGGCATCGTAGCTATTCTTGGCCGTGAGGAGCACCACCGGTATATGGCAGTAGTCCACATTGGATTTGATCAATTTACACAGTTCGAAGCCGTCGATGCCGGGCATCATAATATCCGACACCACCAATTCGATGAACTGCAGGTCTAAAATCTGCCGCGCATCCTCACCATTCTCTGCAGTATATAGGTCATATAAATCACCAAGCACCTGCGCTAAAAACTCCAGGATATCTTCGTTATCATCGACGATCAGAATTTTGTTTTTCATAGGGCCTACATCTTTTTCCAACTACTCAATTTAAATTCAAACTTTTGACGCATCGGCAGCTGAAGTTCGAACAGCACCAGCTGTTCGTCACTGGGTAGCAGTCGAAGTGTCCCGTTGTGCAACTCTGTTAATGATTTCGCCAGTGAAAGGCCAATGCCCGTACCCGGTTGACTGTTGCCACGCATCCTAAAAAAAGGCTCAAATACCTTCTCGCTCATCCCTAGCGGAATACCTTTTCCGTCATTGCACACCAGTACAGTAAACGTTTGTTGTTTTCCATCCGCAACAAACAGGCGAACATGTGCCTTGGAAAAGGCATATTTAACTGCATTAGATAGCAGGTTGCTAAAAATCTTTACCAATGCTTCTTTATCCGCAAATGCTTCTAGCGGATCCATTGGTAAATCCATGGTCAGCTCGATGCCTTTCTTCTCCGCTTCAGGCACAAAATTCATTACCTGCTCCTTCAACAAAGCACGGATATCCGTATGCACAAAATTTAGCCCAAACTGGTCGATCTCCGTTTTCCTAAAATCCAACAATTGGCTGGTTAGCTCTACCAACCGCTTGGCG
This genomic window contains:
- a CDS encoding sialate O-acetylesterase, translating into MKRNLVILLLLFSAVAVQAQLRLPHVLSDNMVLQRNATVYIWGWGRAGSTVSLSASWLQDTTRFVVDGSGRWKTAVATSNAGGPYSLDVQADAERITLQNVLLGDVWLCSGQSNMEWSGEQNLKEILDELPKAHDPEIRLLQVSRYGSDYPQDDIPNQWQKLDAQSLKPFSAIGYFIAKELRKELGVPIGIINASWGGTAAEVWTPSYFVDPDPELRAAAEKQTAASFRPHAVGVLWNSMLHPLINYKLSGVFWYQGESNVATWSSYDRLMQRMILSWRLAWNQDYPFYFVQIAPFTYNNKLPLAALLREQQMKTATSLRKTAMVVTTDLVDNVGDIHPIQKRAVAKRLADIALHEHYLKGERDDYKSPMYKGHRVDGKTMVIDFDHVGKSLVVEGKTVKHLFIAGQDKVFHEAVAVVKGNQLLVSSASVATPVAVRFGFGETDMSNLFNSNGLPVAPFRTDDWSF
- a CDS encoding response regulator transcription factor, with product MKNKILIVDDNEDILEFLAQVLGDLYDLYTAENGEDARQILDLQFIELVVSDIMMPGIDGFELCKLIKSNVDYCHIPVVLLTAKNSYDAHIEGLEVGADLYIQKPFSPELLQLQIANLLGNRLKIKMHFASSPFEDVRVMAHSKTDEAFLKKLDSYIRKNLDDTALNIDQLADHMHMSRPTFYRKIKSISDLTPKELIDLTRLKKATKLIAQNEFTMSEIAKMVGYSSQSLFNKNFQRYFNVSPQGYMNSLAKE